Within Primulina tabacum isolate GXHZ01 chromosome 5, ASM2559414v2, whole genome shotgun sequence, the genomic segment AGTATGGCATGAGTTATTGGTTCTAAATCATGGTTGCTTCCGAAACAGATTGTTGTTTCAAAATACAAGAAACTTTGAATTTAGGATCTCGAATAGTATTTGTAAACTTACTAATAAGACATCTTCGGCTTGTGGGTGCTTCCTGGCAATTTAGCAAGACTTTTCGCATTATTATTACTAAAACAGGGGTTATTTTAGTAcagacattttttttatttatatataataatagttTCAAAATTAACCTTTtgtggatttttttttaaaaaaaaacttttatcgAGCTCGCATTTAGTTTTGAAACCAGCGTTTCATATTTATCCTTTATGGAGCATTTCCtcttaataataaataaactataaacgaatatatgtatttgttttcTAATAGTACCTCCCGTATTTATATTGGGGGAGAGGAGACAATGGATTAATGCATATAAAAAAACATCCGTTGATCGCtagatataaaatttttaattgtaCGCAGTTGCTCGAATTTGTGCAGTTTTACGAGGGAAATTGTATACTGATGGGATCGGGTTCGAACAATTATAATCGGGTAATCGAGATATTGGGtggagaaaaaaaattttattgtgactcgaataatatcatatatccgATAATCAGGACTTAAATAATGTAGAATCTCCGATAAACCTATTGTTTTAATAATATCTTAATATCATAACTTataacaaaaaattataaatgaaaatgtcttaaaatatataatatagaaTGTCTAGTAGTTAtatttgtttaaataattagtGAAAAgtaatttgatatttaaaagGATGATGATATTTCAATTTGGTTTCCAAATTTAAGGATATGGGAAAATTAAGTTGGTGGAGTTTCAGAAATGAAATATAGataatttatatgattttttttaaaaatatagtttaTATTGTTtgtcgtatatatatatatatatatatatatatgtatgtatatgtatacgaatAAAAAGAATATGATGTCCCTAAATTTAGTACACATGTGCAGATCCGAGCCAAtattacgggtcgtattttgtgagacggatcccttatttggatcatccatgaaaaaaatattactttttatgctaaaagtattacttttttattgtgaatatcggtagagttgacccgtttcacgtataaagattcgtgaaaccgtcaaacaagaaacctactcttaAAACAATATGTAGCCCACGTTCCCTAGTACTATCAGGAGCTCAAGCTCATGCTCCCTGATACTATGAGAGACCCTAGCCCACATTCCCTAGCACTATCTGGTGTCCAAGCTCACAACCGCCAGCACGGTAAGGAATCCGAGCCCAGAAGCGATTGAAGGATATGAAGATATTCTCGTTGATAGATAAGGGTCCCGATAAATACGGGATTCGAGTAAACCTAATCAAGATAAGGCAAGAGCCTTGGCTGTCATTGATAAAAAGTCCCAGTGTTTGAAGTCTCCTATCTCAAACATGACTCTATTTCAGCTGGAGTTTTACTCTAACAAGGTAACCCATATaattcttctataaataccaggtatGTGATACGGTTTTACACTCTCACATTCGCTTGCCTACTTCACGTTAATATATTTCTCTCCTCCTTAAGTTTGCTTTCCGGACTGACTTAAGTATCGGAGGGTCCATGCCGGAAAACTCTCTGGCGCCCCCTACCCTTATTTCTGTCTGTGCAGAGCCTAGAATTCCGACTCGACCCAATCAGTTGCGAAGATTTGAAGATCCGCTCTTCAAACTGAAGCCGAGGTAAAATTTTGCTATCATCAGAATACATGTTTATAAGACATATTGAGTATGTTATATGAAAGTATTTAATTTATGCGTTAGAAGATGTAATTTTATAACATTGGATGATATTCAAGCAAATAtacttaaaatatatttaataatactTAGGAAATTGCAGGATATTTGATCATATATTTATCAACCAaaaattaaaagtaatattttttagtaaaaataaaatagtttgattttggtattttttaaatattatgatTTTGAAATTTAGATAATTAAATTCTCATTGCTTCtataatttcattattttgatatattattaGTTTGATTCTTtttctaatataatattatgattaAAAGTAGTGTTTATTTTATTAGTTTATTGTTACTGATAGtagtattttaaaagattttttaaaaaaaactaaattttatgTGGGTATCCGATAACTAAACTTTACGTggatgagtaggtctcttgtgagacagtctcacgaatctttatttatgagacgggtcgacactaccgatattcacaataaaaaataatactcttagcataaaaagtaatattctttcatgcataacccaaataagagatatatctcacaaactacgacccgtgagaccgtctcacataagtttttgtctatGTGGATATCCTATTGATATCGGGTTAGAAAATTTTTACCGTACCTTATCCGACATATATATAATTCGGCGTTAGGTGTTGCTCgaatcaattttaatttttaatttttttttttttgcaaaacaTGTACTCGTTCTTGAATACCAACATCTTATTGTgtttttttctatatatttacatttttttgattttcatcttctgtttttcaaattttaatcttAGTCCGTCGTCTTTATTTTCTTACAATTTCAGACATTTTTCTGACGTAGCAGCCATGTGGTGTTGATTGAGATATAAATGAATTAAGTCGCTCGCGAGCTACTCAGATATCGATTCGGTAAAAAACTCGTTTGAGATTGTTCGTTAATCTTATTGAACTGAACTCGAGCTCGAGCATAAGAATGTTAGGCTCATAAGCTTGCGAGCATGTTCACGAGTTAAAGCTCGGCTAATTTTTTTGGCTAGTTTGTTGGGCCACGAGTTTTTGTCTCACATTACTATTTATTGAAATGCAAGCTTTTAAAATCCTATAAAAATGAGAGCAATACCCTTTAAATTATCATATATTAGTTggttatttggataaaaatactTGACGATCTCTAAAACGAGCTTGTTTAACTAGCTCAAAAGGAATTGTTTAACAAGTTAAAAAAACGAGCACGCTTAACTAGTCGAGTTCGAGCCAAGTAcgttaaacatgataaaataacTATAATGACTAGAATTGTATTATATGTTAATTTTAAACTAATACTCATAATCAAAATACACTGCTGGGACAAGTGATTGCAACTTAAATTTTAGTTCTGTTCATTTCCATCACAAAGTCACACGagatttaatatacatatatccCCTTAACATTGAGGATGTGTGAAGCTATGTCATTGAATGCAGTCGTACGTACTGAAGTTATAGGCTAAGCTAAACTCGAATGAATGCTATAACCTAAAGTGGCACAGCATCATGTTTAAATTATACGTACACTGCTACCACCAAATAAATGatcataattaataataattatataaccACACGTTATTGGGCTTAAAGTCTctattgaattatttaaatcGCATTAAATTAGAATAGCGGCATTGCAACGACAACTAACACTGGCCCATACCTAACTCTAATGCtagttatatatatgttttaaaatatggaatttattcatgtttttatttattttgttatagAGTTAATAGGTGGTCTAAGGCAATAACCAGTGCTCCGACTTTATTATTCTATGATGGTACGGGTAAACATATAATTACTTTATGAattatgttaaaaattaaaagatcaatTATATGATTCGTCGccgttaaataataaataataggACTATCACACCAAAAACAGAGATAAATAATAACACAGATAGACTTTCGACACTGTTCAATGTTTATGGTGTAAATGGCAGCATATTTTGGGATAATGGTCAAAATGGTATTTCAAGTTGGTTTATTTTGTGTTTTGGCCATGTGAGTGTTCAGATCCTAGTGTTTTGTCGTGTAAGTTGGGTTGTGTTTGGTTTTCTTATAGAAATGCTGATGTGACTCACGATATGTGATCATTTCTTAGTGCCACTATAATATTTTCAGCTTTCTGTCGTCATTTTTCAGTGTCATGGTTTTACTGTGAAAAAAATGGACCAAAAACCAAAACTCGATATAACTTAAAAGGCCAAAACCCAAATTCAGCTACTAACACGGTCAAAACACAAAATAGGCAAACTTAGataatattatgattattttccaGTATATTTTTTAGAAAccaatattaattttgaaatatcttttatcatctgtattatattattaagttcCTAATTTATTCGTTGAAATATACTTTCATAAAATAAAGAGCAGTGAGAGCAGGCCTTGGTGAGTGGCCCGTTAAATAAAAGACCCAGTAATGGGCCTGGGCCTGGTTCTCTGTAAaacattaaatttaaataaattactgTGTGCAAATTGCGATGCTAGAGAACTGGCCATCTCCTCCCCACTCAAATCTTTCCCCATTCCGACTTGCGAACCGAGCGATCAATTCACGAAATCAGCCATGCTCCGCCGTGCCATCACTGGCCTCTACCACCACCGGCCTCTATCCACGGAGGCTTCTTCGGACGAGCTGTTCGTGGCGGCCTGGAGGCGAATAGTGCCCAATTTGGACCCACCCAAGACTCCATTGTCCTTCATGCACCCTCGCCCGAATGCTCCTTCTCTCGACGCCATCCCTTCGAAGCTCACTGTCAACTTGTTGTCTCCCTACTCTTCTCTCTTCTTCAATAAACAGGTTTATGTCTTCCCCAATCGAAACCGTTACCGCTATTTGGCATTTTGTGttgattatatttataattttctaTGCTGCGACTGTGATACCACCTTGATTTTGGTCGATACGTGGTTGATTCGCCATTTTAAGTGATTTTTCTGTTCCAGAGACCCAGTTCTTTCTTAGTCTTATGCGTTATGTGCTGTCTTCTGTCATTGATTGATTTAATTTCGCGCCTTCCTCGCTTTAGTTGTCTTTGGaatacttatttttattttttaatcgtTGATGTCTTGTTTTAGCTAGCTCTTCATGTTGCACCATTCTTTAATATTGACAAGATTGATGAGGATTGTTAGGGGAATATAGACAAAATTATTCAGAAGTTCAGATTACCTGTTTGATCTCCCACCAGtcatatgtttatttatttctgGAGGTTATGTTTGTATCTGGATTTTTGTACAGCTTTATGGCCAATGTTTGATGCAATGCCAGAAAGATGGCTTTCTAAAGTTCAGATTAGTTCCTAACGAAGCTTCCGATCGGCTcaaatttgatttaattcgaaTTTGATATTTCAGagatgaaactgaactgaagagACTGATTTAATTATTCAGAGAAAAGAGAGTTCTGAATTCATTTGCACATCTGTTATTTATACACAAGTATGCCAACCAACTAACCAACTGATAAACCGACAAAAGTCTAATATCTAACTACTGAACTATTAACTCTAATATCCCCCCTTCAAGGTGGAAGGTAAATGTTCTTTGCAGAAATGGGAATAGCTCCCTTCATTATTCAGAAAGTCATAAATGGATGAAACTTTCTTGTGCCCATCACCTAGGAGGGGGGCTGTGTGTTTATGGAGCATATACAGGGACCCCTTCCTTTCGGTTATCGTCATTGCCTTCCCATGAGCCACGGAGAACTAAAAGTGGGGCCTTAAAGACCAATGGTTTGGGCAAATGAAATTTGGTTTGGTCCATGTAAAAGTTTTTCTTAATACGACGTGGATAAAATTGCTTAGGGGAATTTAAACTCCCGTTAATGTGGGGATTTATGAGATGAGCCTGtgcatttaaattaatttatacacTTTTGAAGGCCATAAAATATCAAGTCCACCCTTGTTTTTTAATCCTACTTTATGGCTTCCAATCATACTATACAAATTAATCGCTCCGATATTTATTCATTATGGATCATTTGTCAGCCTATGGTTTTTTCAAAAACACCATGATCACTGCTGTATTATGACAGTTTCTTTTGCCATAATGAAGCAAATAAGCTGAAAATATTCACGCACTCTTTTACAAGTGATTTGTTGCTTTTCTGATCCAGTGTGGACCCAGGAATTCGAGATGGAAAGAGAGGGAGTGATATGGGGGAACTTGATGAATTTGAGGGGCTCAAAACTTGTAATTTTTGAAAGTTTACATTTTTGCCATAATGAAGCAAATAAGCTGAAAATATTCACACGCTCtttttataattgatttgttGCTTTTCCTATCAAGTGTGGATCCAGGAATTTGAGATGGAACGAGAGGGAGTAGTGAAAACTAGCAATTTTAGAAAGTTTACATACAGAATTTCAGAATCTTTTTATCTTATAGGTGGATGATCATACACCTCTCCTACTAGATGAAAGTTTAACCTCGATTGGATGAGGATTTTGATATATAGCCTTCGTTTGCTGAATCTTTGTTTTGTATTGGATGTTCGAAGGTTAATTTGGGGAAATATAATAGTGGGTCATATGTTAAAAAATGTTTGACCAAGGTCATGTAAATTTTTTTGCGAGATAGAGATCTGAGGCAGTTGTTAGTTTCATATGTCATATGAGTAATGATGAACAGGCTTGAGGTTTATTCATGTTTCTGTGAAAGGTTTATGTCTGCATTAGTCATGCTTATTCCGGCTTCTGTTACTTGGATTGGCCATTTTTTATGTTTACCACCTGACATTCTTTATGCTTCTATCACTATAGGTGGACATGGTCACTGTACCTGCCACGTCAGGGCAGATGGGAATCCTCTCGGGACACATATCGTCAATATCTGAACTAAAACCCGGCTTACTCTCCGTACACGAAGAGCACAAAATGACTAAATACTTCATCAGCAGCGGCTTTGCCTTTGTTCATTCAAATTCTATCACTGATATAATTGCAATTGAGGCTGTGCCAATAGAGCAAATTGACCCTTCTTGTGTTCTAAAGAGACTTGAAGAATTTAATCAGAAACTCAACTCAGCTTCAACTGATATGGAAACTGCTGAAGCCCGAGTTGGGATCGATGTGCTAACTGCTTTACATTCTGTTCTCTCTGAATAGCAAATAGAATTTTACAAGAATTGATTACTAGTGAAAAATAATCTCATGAACAGGGATGCCGAACAGGAAGTAGCCGGGTTATGGATGAAATTTAATTTGTCGTTGAACAGACTATGTGGTAGCTCATGCCGCTTGCCTCTCTGCAATTCTAGCAGGCTATATTAAGAGAGAACTTGACAGTTACCTGCTTCTACAAGTTTATTTTCTCCGAGGTATGCTTCATTTGGCACTCTTTTGCTAATCCTATTTCTCATTCGTTCTCGAACCAATGATTTTAA encodes:
- the LOC142546837 gene encoding ATP synthase subunit delta', mitochondrial-like; the protein is MLRRAITGLYHHRPLSTEASSDELFVAAWRRIVPNLDPPKTPLSFMHPRPNAPSLDAIPSKLTVNLLSPYSSLFFNKQVDMVTVPATSGQMGILSGHISSISELKPGLLSVHEEHKMTKYFISSGFAFVHSNSITDIIAIEAVPIEQIDPSCVLKRLEEFNQKLNSASTDMETAEARVGIDVLTALHSVLSE